The proteins below come from a single Dinghuibacter silviterrae genomic window:
- the mreC gene encoding rod shape-determining protein MreC → MRNIFLFIRRYFHVLLFVILEIISLSMLFTYNRYHEAFFMGIAGDVTGKFYGQYTKVHDYFHLREENDRLARQNLALLRALPGNFKATGDSVLFLKDSIPVDSLGHVRKFVWRGALVINNSIALATNNYITLDKGAADSIRKDMGVIGPDGVVGTVVNVSEHVCVVMSLLHRQSRVSGMLRKTKDAGPIEWEGSDANILTMRDIPKSVRVAKGDTVVTSTYSDKFPSGIPIGTVVDITSDPASNFYILKLRSATRFGRLEHVYVVENTLRQEQIALEEATKKLIK, encoded by the coding sequence GTGCGCAATATTTTCCTGTTTATAAGGCGGTATTTCCACGTGTTGTTGTTCGTTATCCTGGAGATCATCAGCCTTTCCATGCTGTTCACCTATAATCGCTACCATGAAGCCTTTTTCATGGGTATCGCCGGGGACGTGACGGGAAAATTCTACGGTCAGTACACAAAGGTCCACGACTATTTTCACCTCAGGGAAGAAAACGACCGCCTGGCCCGTCAGAACCTGGCCCTGCTGAGGGCGTTGCCCGGTAACTTCAAGGCGACGGGAGACTCCGTTCTGTTTTTAAAAGATTCTATACCGGTAGACTCCCTGGGACACGTCCGGAAGTTTGTCTGGAGGGGGGCACTGGTGATCAACAACTCCATAGCGCTGGCGACCAACAATTATATTACCCTTGACAAAGGGGCCGCCGATAGCATCCGCAAGGATATGGGCGTGATCGGACCGGACGGGGTAGTGGGTACCGTCGTCAATGTCAGCGAGCACGTTTGCGTCGTGATGAGCCTGTTGCACCGTCAGAGCCGCGTGTCCGGCATGTTGCGCAAAACAAAGGACGCAGGCCCCATCGAATGGGAAGGTAGCGACGCCAACATCCTCACCATGCGGGACATCCCCAAAAGCGTGCGGGTGGCCAAGGGGGACACGGTCGTGACCAGCACCTACTCCGATAAATTCCCGTCGGGAATCCCCATCGGTACGGTGGTGGACATCACCAGCGACCCCGCCAGTAATTTCTACATCCTCAAGTTGCGGTCCGCTACCCGTTTCGGGCGCCTGGAACACGTCTATGTTGTGGAGAATACCCTGCGCCAGGAGCAAATCGCCCTGGAAGAAGCGACCAAAAAGCTGATCAAATGA
- a CDS encoding rod shape-determining protein MreD, whose protein sequence is MSDLLKNIGRLLLFVLAQVFVLNQIPPLHSFIIPYIYYLYILWLPFATGRFVLMIAGFACGLTLDYFTKTPGLHAAPCVLIAYFRPFLINILVPQQGAEMNYREPSVKSLGLAPYLTYVLILTLLHHFCVFLLEALQFGGIVYFIGKTLASTVVSMVLVIILELLFPRKQKFITNT, encoded by the coding sequence ATGAGTGACCTGCTCAAAAATATAGGGAGGCTGCTCCTCTTTGTCCTGGCCCAGGTGTTCGTCCTGAACCAGATCCCCCCGCTGCATTCCTTTATCATACCTTATATCTACTACCTGTATATTCTTTGGCTGCCCTTTGCCACGGGCCGGTTCGTACTGATGATTGCCGGTTTTGCCTGCGGCCTGACCCTGGACTACTTTACCAAGACCCCGGGGCTCCACGCCGCCCCCTGTGTGCTGATCGCCTATTTCAGGCCCTTTCTCATCAACATCCTGGTACCGCAGCAAGGGGCGGAAATGAACTACCGGGAGCCCTCCGTGAAAAGCCTCGGGTTGGCGCCTTACCTTACTTATGTATTGATCCTGACGTTGTTGCACCATTTCTGTGTATTCCTGCTCGAAGCCCTTCAGTTCGGGGGCATTGTTTATTTCATCGGTAAAACCCTGGCCTCCACCGTGGTCAGCATGGTCCTCGTCATTATCCTGGAATTACTTTTCCCCCGCAAACAAAAGTTTATTACAAACACATAA
- the gldB gene encoding gliding motility lipoprotein GldB, with the protein MKRTLYCLLALATILSAGCHSGASAPDVSGIKVTVQIKRFDQDLFALDSNHLPQEWPSLVAKYPDFGPVFLRDVLGLQQAADSPAVVYAELRHFLSQNQVLKDSVFQKYARLDDIRTRLEQCFRYVKYYYPDYTVPAIIPFIGNFGGRELYTQDGLAIGLDFYMGSSFSYYQIPEVQEVYPDYVSRRFSPEYLPVNCMAAIVDDLYPAGNDTTNLLAQIIDRGRRLYLLDKFLPGVNDTLKIGYTGAQYAWCTQNEGLIWSFLVQQNVLYSLDPDVIKGYMGDAPSTQTMPAQSPGNIGSFVGWQIVRKYVSRKGDPGPKALMGVPVKDILAEAQYNPK; encoded by the coding sequence ATGAAGCGGACGTTGTATTGTCTCCTCGCACTGGCCACGATTTTGAGCGCCGGTTGTCACAGCGGAGCAAGCGCCCCGGACGTATCCGGTATCAAAGTGACGGTACAGATCAAGCGGTTCGACCAGGACCTGTTTGCCCTCGACTCCAACCACCTGCCACAGGAATGGCCCTCGCTGGTGGCCAAATACCCTGACTTCGGACCTGTTTTCCTGAGGGATGTCCTGGGGCTGCAACAGGCCGCGGACTCACCGGCCGTAGTGTATGCCGAGCTCCGGCATTTCCTGTCCCAGAACCAGGTCCTCAAGGACTCCGTGTTTCAGAAGTACGCCCGCCTAGACGACATCCGCACACGGCTCGAACAGTGCTTCCGCTACGTAAAATACTATTATCCTGATTATACGGTACCCGCGATCATCCCGTTTATCGGCAACTTCGGAGGACGGGAACTATACACACAGGACGGGCTTGCTATCGGGTTGGACTTTTATATGGGGAGCTCTTTTTCCTACTATCAAATACCGGAAGTGCAGGAAGTATATCCCGATTATGTCAGCCGCCGGTTTTCCCCGGAGTACCTCCCCGTAAATTGCATGGCTGCCATTGTTGATGACCTTTACCCGGCAGGGAACGATACGACGAACCTGCTGGCGCAGATCATCGACCGGGGCCGCCGGCTGTATCTCCTGGACAAATTCCTCCCCGGTGTAAACGACACCCTGAAGATTGGATACACCGGCGCTCAATACGCGTGGTGTACACAAAACGAAGGCCTGATCTGGAGTTTCCTTGTACAGCAAAACGTGCTTTATTCCCTGGACCCCGACGTGATCAAAGGGTACATGGGTGACGCACCGTCGACGCAGACGATGCCCGCGCAGTCCCCCGGCAACATTGGTTCGTTCGTGGGGTGGCAGATCGTGCGTAAATATGTTTCTCGTAAAGGGGATCCGGGGCCGAAGGCGCTGATGGGGGTGCCTGTAAAAGACATCCTGGCGG
- the serS gene encoding serine--tRNA ligase — translation MLQVPFIRQNRDLVLERLAVRNFAEPDLVDAVLRLDDRRKALTFQYDETKASVNSASKEIGQMMAKGEKEKAEARKKEVAALSAGLAPIEAGLAQVEKELLEVLVRIPNLPSAQVPAGRTPEDNVVVRTGGVRPTLPTAALPHWDLAKKYGLIDFELGTKITGSGFPVYIHKGAKLQRALIQYFLDYNTESGYREYQVPHVVNEASAYGTGQLPDKEAQMYVVPEDGFYLIPTAEVPLTNLYRDEILKEADLPIKMTGYTPCFRREAGSYGKDVRGLNRLHQFDKVELVQLVHPEKSYEVLDEMVAHVERLLLSLQLEYRILRLCGGDMGFTSAITYDFEVYSAAQGKWLEVSSVSNFEAYQTNRCKIRFKDAKGKTQLVHSLNGSSLALPRILACLLENHQTEEGIALPESLHRYYGATAI, via the coding sequence ATGTTACAAGTCCCTTTCATCCGCCAAAACCGCGACCTCGTTCTGGAGCGCCTGGCCGTAAGAAATTTCGCCGAGCCCGACCTGGTCGACGCCGTTCTCCGCCTGGACGACCGCCGCAAAGCCCTGACATTTCAGTATGACGAGACAAAGGCATCGGTCAACAGCGCGTCAAAGGAAATCGGGCAGATGATGGCCAAGGGGGAAAAAGAAAAGGCGGAAGCCCGCAAAAAAGAAGTCGCCGCGCTTAGCGCGGGTCTGGCTCCTATCGAAGCCGGGCTGGCGCAGGTGGAAAAGGAGCTCCTGGAGGTGCTGGTCAGGATCCCGAACCTCCCTTCCGCGCAGGTGCCTGCCGGCCGTACGCCCGAAGACAACGTCGTCGTCCGGACAGGGGGCGTGCGGCCCACCCTTCCCACGGCAGCGTTACCGCACTGGGACCTGGCCAAAAAGTACGGGCTGATCGACTTCGAGCTGGGGACAAAAATCACGGGAAGCGGCTTCCCCGTATACATTCATAAGGGCGCGAAGCTGCAACGCGCGCTTATCCAGTATTTCCTTGACTACAATACCGAATCCGGCTACCGGGAATACCAGGTGCCGCATGTAGTGAACGAGGCTTCCGCCTACGGGACCGGGCAATTACCGGACAAGGAAGCCCAGATGTACGTGGTGCCGGAGGATGGGTTTTACCTGATTCCCACGGCGGAGGTGCCCCTGACCAACCTTTACCGGGACGAGATCCTAAAGGAGGCCGACCTTCCTATTAAAATGACTGGGTATACCCCTTGTTTCCGGCGCGAAGCGGGGAGCTATGGGAAGGATGTGCGCGGGCTGAACCGCCTCCACCAGTTCGACAAGGTAGAGCTGGTACAACTGGTCCACCCCGAAAAGAGCTACGAGGTCCTGGACGAAATGGTCGCTCATGTGGAACGTCTCCTGTTGTCGCTACAGCTGGAGTACCGGATCCTCCGGTTGTGCGGGGGTGATATGGGCTTTACCTCGGCCATCACGTATGACTTCGAAGTGTACAGCGCGGCCCAGGGCAAATGGCTGGAGGTGAGCTCGGTGTCCAATTTCGAAGCCTACCAAACCAACCGGTGCAAAATCCGTTTTAAGGACGCCAAGGGGAAGACCCAACTGGTGCACTCCCTGAACGGGAGCTCGCTGGCCCTGCCGCGGATCCTGGCCTGTCTGTTGGAAAACCACCAGACGGAGGAGGGGATTGCGCTGCCGGAATCGCTGCACCGCTACTATGGAGCGACGGCGATTTAG
- a CDS encoding peptide MFS transporter, with translation MTPSENAAKAHPKGLYILFATEMWERFNFYGLRAMLILFMTKALLFDKVFASNVYGSYLSLIYLTPLVGGFMADRYWGNRRSILSGGVVMAIGEIILFACGTVYHTLPQLATLLFFSGLGFMIAGNGFFKPNISIMVGELYPKGDRRKDAAYTLFYMGINTGGMLGPLVCGLVGDTGNPADYRWAFLVAGIGMMLSIITLRIFNHRYVVTPEKKVLGLTPEGVTGKIISPVAVVGILLGMVLLSIGLIYADDKVFPFLSYLLIAAPVAIALIIFSDKSLTAIQKRHVGVIFIVCFFVIFFWAAFEQAGDSLTFFADEQTQRTLNWHIPTWAIYITLAVLFYVIIVLFRRARKKLAGPDDALLRGTVFLLLGLFTVAVWGVGIYLATTGKRSVVLGEVPPSVFQSLNSFFVVAFAPFFAWLWQKLGKWEPGSPTKMAFGLFFLALGYLWISYGVKDVPPGIKVSMIWLTGMYALHTCGELCLSPIGLSLVNQLAPVKFASLLMAVWFMANAMGNKLAGVLSTFYPEKGKTTAFLGYHMSNLNEFFMLFVFMAGAASLLLFFVSRRTERMMKHEQEVAGA, from the coding sequence ATGACTCCATCCGAGAATGCTGCCAAAGCCCATCCGAAAGGGCTGTATATCCTCTTCGCCACGGAAATGTGGGAACGGTTCAATTTCTACGGGTTGCGCGCCATGCTCATCCTGTTTATGACCAAGGCCCTGCTCTTCGATAAAGTTTTTGCCTCCAATGTATATGGCAGCTACCTCAGCCTGATATACCTCACCCCCCTGGTCGGCGGCTTCATGGCCGACCGGTATTGGGGCAACCGGCGCTCCATCCTCTCGGGCGGTGTGGTCATGGCGATCGGGGAAATCATCCTTTTTGCCTGCGGCACGGTCTACCACACCCTTCCTCAACTCGCCACCCTGTTGTTTTTTTCAGGGCTCGGTTTTATGATTGCCGGGAACGGCTTTTTCAAACCGAACATCTCCATCATGGTGGGCGAGTTGTATCCCAAAGGGGACAGGCGTAAAGACGCCGCCTACACCCTCTTTTATATGGGGATCAATACCGGTGGGATGCTGGGGCCGCTGGTGTGTGGCCTGGTGGGGGATACCGGCAATCCTGCCGACTATCGCTGGGCTTTCCTGGTAGCGGGTATCGGGATGATGCTCAGCATCATCACCCTGCGTATCTTCAACCACCGGTACGTCGTCACCCCCGAAAAGAAAGTGCTCGGGTTGACGCCGGAAGGCGTTACCGGCAAGATCATCAGCCCGGTAGCGGTCGTTGGCATTCTTTTGGGAATGGTGCTCCTGAGCATCGGGCTCATTTACGCGGACGACAAGGTCTTCCCCTTTCTGTCCTACCTGCTGATCGCCGCGCCGGTGGCCATCGCCTTGATCATTTTTTCGGACAAAAGCCTGACGGCCATACAAAAGAGGCATGTGGGCGTCATTTTTATCGTTTGCTTTTTCGTCATTTTCTTCTGGGCGGCCTTTGAACAGGCGGGTGATTCCCTAACCTTTTTCGCAGACGAACAAACCCAACGAACCCTGAACTGGCATATCCCCACCTGGGCGATCTATATTACCCTCGCGGTGTTGTTTTACGTGATCATCGTCCTTTTCCGCAGAGCCCGGAAAAAGCTGGCCGGACCCGATGACGCTTTACTCAGGGGAACGGTTTTCCTCTTACTGGGCCTTTTCACCGTCGCCGTGTGGGGCGTTGGTATCTACCTGGCCACAACGGGCAAACGGTCCGTGGTCCTGGGAGAAGTCCCCCCCAGCGTTTTCCAATCGCTCAACTCCTTTTTTGTGGTCGCTTTCGCCCCCTTCTTTGCCTGGCTTTGGCAAAAACTGGGCAAATGGGAACCAGGTTCCCCCACCAAGATGGCGTTTGGTCTCTTCTTTCTCGCCCTCGGGTATCTTTGGATCAGTTACGGCGTCAAGGACGTTCCTCCCGGTATAAAGGTCAGCATGATCTGGCTGACCGGTATGTACGCCCTGCACACCTGTGGCGAGTTGTGTCTTTCCCCCATCGGTTTGTCCCTCGTCAACCAGCTTGCGCCCGTCAAGTTTGCATCCCTGCTGATGGCGGTCTGGTTCATGGCCAACGCCATGGGCAATAAACTGGCCGGGGTACTGAGCACCTTTTACCCCGAAAAAGGAAAAACCACCGCTTTCCTGGGTTATCATATGAGCAACCTCAACGAGTTCTTTATGCTCTTCGTATTTATGGCCGGTGCCGCCTCCCTGCTGCTCTTCTTTGTCAGCCGCCGGACCGAGCGGATGATGAAACACGAACAGGAAGTCGCTGGGGCTTAA
- the purD gene encoding phosphoribosylamine--glycine ligase, with protein sequence MNILLLGSGGREHALAWKLAQSPRCSRLYIAPGNAGTATCGENVPLEATDAKGLKEFSVRQKIDMVVVGPEEPLVKGVYDAFKNDPSVQHIPVIGPSAEGAQLEGSKAFAKAFMQRHGIPTAAYKEFDDMAAAEAYIENHPLPVVIKADGLAAGKGVIIAQTKEEAKNALASMLVSAEFGAAGARVVIEAFLEGIELSVFVLTDGRSYRILPEAKDYKRIGEGDTGPNTGGMGAVSPVPFATPAFMKKVVEKVVEPTVNGLLAEKIDYKGFIFLGLINVGGEPFVIEYNCRLGDPETEVVLPRLRNDLVDLLEAVAGERLDEVRLDIDPRTAVTTVAVSEGYPGAYPKGRPIDGLPLSTGSAADVLVFQAGTTPRDGKVLTNGGRVLAVTAFGDTVTQAKTLSREALKNIRFEGMYFRKDIGYEFQ encoded by the coding sequence ATGAACATACTTTTATTGGGATCGGGAGGCCGGGAACACGCGTTGGCTTGGAAACTGGCGCAAAGCCCCCGTTGCAGCCGTTTATATATAGCCCCCGGGAATGCGGGGACGGCCACCTGCGGAGAGAATGTCCCCCTGGAGGCCACGGATGCCAAGGGTCTGAAGGAATTTTCCGTACGGCAGAAGATCGATATGGTGGTGGTGGGTCCGGAAGAACCCCTGGTGAAAGGGGTCTACGACGCCTTTAAAAACGACCCGTCGGTGCAACACATCCCGGTGATCGGCCCGTCGGCCGAAGGGGCCCAACTGGAGGGAAGCAAGGCATTTGCCAAGGCCTTTATGCAGCGTCATGGCATTCCTACGGCGGCTTACAAGGAGTTTGACGATATGGCCGCGGCGGAGGCCTACATCGAAAATCATCCACTGCCCGTCGTCATCAAGGCAGACGGGCTGGCAGCGGGTAAGGGTGTGATCATTGCCCAAACAAAAGAGGAGGCGAAGAACGCCCTGGCCAGCATGCTCGTGAGCGCGGAATTCGGTGCGGCGGGCGCCAGGGTCGTCATCGAGGCGTTCCTGGAAGGCATAGAACTTTCGGTATTCGTGCTCACCGATGGCCGGAGCTACAGGATCCTGCCGGAGGCAAAGGATTACAAACGGATCGGGGAAGGGGATACCGGACCCAATACCGGCGGGATGGGCGCGGTGAGCCCGGTGCCTTTTGCAACCCCCGCGTTTATGAAAAAGGTGGTGGAAAAGGTGGTGGAACCCACGGTGAACGGGCTGCTGGCGGAAAAGATCGACTATAAGGGTTTTATATTCCTGGGGCTGATCAATGTCGGCGGGGAGCCTTTTGTCATCGAATACAATTGCCGCCTGGGGGACCCTGAAACGGAGGTTGTCCTGCCCCGGCTGCGGAACGACCTGGTTGACCTCCTGGAAGCGGTGGCCGGAGAAAGGCTGGACGAGGTTCGTCTCGACATTGACCCCCGCACAGCCGTGACCACCGTCGCGGTGTCTGAAGGCTATCCGGGCGCCTATCCGAAGGGCAGACCGATAGACGGCCTGCCGCTTAGTACCGGATCGGCTGCGGATGTACTGGTTTTCCAGGCCGGTACCACCCCCCGGGACGGAAAGGTCCTGACAAACGGGGGAAGGGTCCTGGCCGTGACCGCTTTTGGGGACACCGTCACGCAGGCAAAAACCTTGTCCAGGGAGGCTTTGAAAAATATTCGTTTTGAAGGCATGTATTTCCGGAAGGATATCGGCTATGAATTCCAATAA
- a CDS encoding NAD+ synthase: MKIALAQQNYHIGNFEHNTRRIIEGIEAAKARGADLVVFSELSVCGYPPRDFLEFEDFIRRCDQAIDEIRKHTGTIGVLVGCPVRNPAREGKDLFNAAWLLYEGEVKAIRHKTLLPTYDIFDENRYFEPSFEWNIVPFKGHRLAVTVCEDIWNLGDNPLYRQCPMDRLITQSPDCMINLSASPFDYAHAEERGAIVRANVDKYGLPMFYCNAVGSQTEIVFDGGSMIMDASGRIVRALPFFEEGMIVAELDAQGRVASHEEAVSAGTAHTTRTTAAPAAAGATAAAPGGPVQEAAPRAPRPAAAVHTAPRAVTAASGEFSRTDIEVLQPELNIDRIYEALVLGIRDYFQKMGFTKAIIASSGGIDSALTLALACDALGAPHVRAVLMPSPYSSEHSVADAVTLSETLGNPYDIVPIREVYEAFLHTLQPLFGDLPFSLAEENIQSRSRGNIVMSIANKFGYIMLNTSNKSELATGYGTLYGDMAGGLGVLGDLYKLQVYALSRFINRDREVIPRNILDKAPSAELRPGQKDSDSLPEYAVLDPLLYQYIERRQGPAELARQGFDAALVARVLKMVNTNEYKRNQFCPIIRVSPKAFGIGRRVPIVAKYLG, translated from the coding sequence ATGAAAATCGCACTCGCTCAGCAGAACTACCACATCGGGAATTTCGAGCACAACACCCGCCGCATCATCGAAGGTATCGAGGCTGCAAAAGCACGGGGCGCGGACCTCGTGGTGTTCTCGGAGCTGAGTGTGTGCGGGTATCCACCCAGGGACTTCCTGGAATTCGAAGACTTTATCCGAAGGTGCGACCAGGCGATCGACGAGATCCGGAAACACACCGGCACCATCGGCGTACTCGTGGGCTGCCCGGTGCGCAACCCCGCCCGGGAGGGCAAAGACCTCTTCAACGCGGCCTGGTTGCTGTACGAAGGAGAAGTAAAGGCCATCCGTCACAAAACACTCCTGCCCACGTACGACATCTTCGACGAAAACCGGTATTTCGAACCCAGCTTCGAATGGAATATCGTCCCCTTCAAGGGACATCGCCTGGCCGTCACGGTGTGTGAAGACATTTGGAATTTGGGCGACAACCCGCTGTACCGCCAGTGTCCGATGGACCGGCTGATTACCCAGTCCCCGGATTGCATGATCAACCTGTCCGCCTCCCCCTTCGATTATGCGCACGCGGAGGAAAGAGGCGCCATCGTCCGCGCGAACGTGGACAAGTACGGCCTGCCCATGTTTTATTGCAACGCCGTGGGCTCCCAAACCGAGATCGTTTTTGACGGGGGCTCCATGATCATGGACGCGTCCGGCCGGATCGTCCGCGCCCTTCCCTTTTTCGAGGAGGGGATGATCGTGGCGGAGCTCGACGCCCAGGGGCGTGTAGCGAGCCACGAGGAGGCCGTGTCTGCGGGCACCGCGCACACCACCCGCACCACCGCCGCGCCGGCTGCGGCCGGCGCCACTGCTGCGGCACCCGGCGGACCCGTGCAGGAAGCCGCGCCTAGGGCTCCGCGCCCCGCGGCCGCCGTGCACACCGCCCCGCGGGCCGTCACCGCCGCCTCCGGCGAATTCTCGCGGACGGACATCGAAGTGTTGCAGCCGGAGCTGAACATAGACCGCATCTACGAGGCCCTCGTCCTGGGTATCCGGGACTATTTCCAGAAAATGGGTTTTACAAAGGCCATCATCGCGTCTTCGGGGGGTATCGACAGCGCCCTTACCCTGGCCCTGGCCTGTGACGCCCTTGGGGCGCCCCATGTCCGGGCCGTGCTGATGCCCTCGCCGTACTCAAGCGAACACTCCGTGGCCGACGCCGTAACCCTGTCGGAGACGCTCGGCAATCCTTATGATATCGTACCGATCCGGGAGGTATACGAAGCATTCCTGCATACCCTTCAACCCCTGTTCGGGGACCTGCCTTTCAGCCTGGCCGAGGAGAATATACAAAGCCGCTCCCGGGGCAACATCGTCATGTCGATCGCCAACAAGTTTGGCTATATCATGCTCAACACCTCCAACAAAAGCGAGCTGGCCACGGGATACGGGACCTTGTACGGGGATATGGCGGGGGGGCTGGGCGTCCTGGGGGACCTCTACAAGCTCCAGGTATATGCCCTGTCCCGCTTTATCAACCGGGACCGGGAGGTCATCCCCCGGAATATCCTGGACAAGGCGCCCAGCGCGGAATTAAGACCCGGTCAAAAGGACAGCGACAGCCTTCCGGAATATGCCGTCCTCGACCCGCTGCTCTACCAATACATCGAACGCCGCCAGGGGCCGGCCGAACTCGCCCGTCAGGGTTTTGACGCCGCCCTCGTCGCCCGCGTGCTGAAAATGGTCAATACCAACGAATACAAGCGCAACCAATTCTGTCCGATCATCCGGGTATCCCCGAAAGCTTTTGGCATCGGGCGGCGGGTGCCGATCGTTGCGAAGTACCTGGGCTAA
- a CDS encoding rod shape-determining protein, with protein sequence MGLFNFFTQEIAIDLGTANTLIIHNDEVVVNEPSIIALDRNNPKNVLAVGKKALLMHEKTHESIRTVRPLKDGVIADFNAAELMIRELIKMIYPKRPLFPPKWRMMICIPSSITEVEKRAVRDSSEQAGAQEVYLIHEPMAAALGIGIDVEEPVGNMIIDIGGGTTGITVIALAGIVCDQSIRIAGDEFTADIMEALRRYHSLLIGERTAEQIKIQIGAATKDLDNPPDDIPVNGRDLVTGIPKQIMVSYQEIAEALDKSVFKIEEAILKALEMTPPELAADIYRRGLYLTGGGALLRGLDKRLAGKIKLPVHVADDPLKSVVRGTGIALRNYQRYPFVMR encoded by the coding sequence ATGGGACTTTTTAACTTTTTTACGCAGGAAATAGCCATTGATCTGGGTACAGCCAATACCCTGATCATACACAATGACGAAGTGGTGGTGAATGAGCCGAGTATCATTGCGTTGGACCGGAACAATCCGAAAAACGTACTGGCAGTGGGGAAGAAAGCGCTGTTGATGCACGAAAAGACCCATGAAAGCATACGTACCGTGCGTCCTTTGAAAGACGGTGTGATCGCGGACTTCAATGCAGCGGAATTGATGATCAGGGAGCTCATCAAGATGATTTATCCCAAGCGTCCGTTGTTCCCTCCGAAGTGGAGGATGATGATCTGCATTCCTTCCAGTATCACCGAAGTGGAGAAACGCGCGGTGCGGGACAGTTCCGAACAGGCAGGGGCGCAGGAAGTATACCTGATCCATGAACCCATGGCGGCAGCACTGGGGATCGGCATAGACGTCGAAGAACCCGTCGGGAATATGATCATCGATATCGGTGGTGGTACCACGGGGATCACCGTTATCGCGCTGGCGGGGATTGTTTGTGACCAATCGATCCGGATTGCCGGGGATGAGTTCACGGCCGACATCATGGAAGCACTGAGACGATACCATAGCCTTCTGATCGGGGAGCGTACCGCGGAGCAGATCAAGATCCAGATCGGTGCGGCGACCAAAGACCTCGACAATCCCCCGGACGACATCCCGGTGAACGGCAGGGACCTGGTAACGGGTATCCCCAAGCAGATCATGGTGAGCTATCAGGAGATCGCCGAAGCCCTGGATAAATCGGTTTTCAAAATAGAAGAGGCCATCCTTAAGGCCCTTGAAATGACGCCCCCCGAACTGGCCGCGGACATCTACCGCCGGGGCCTTTACCTCACAGGTGGCGGGGCGTTGCTCAGGGGATTGGACAAAAGACTGGCGGGCAAGATCAAGCTGCCCGTGCACGTGGCGGATGATCCCTTGAAGTCGGTGGTCAGGGGAACGGGTATCGCGTTGAGGAATTACCAGCGCTACCCGTTTGTGATGCGGTAA